In one window of Rhodopseudomonas palustris HaA2 DNA:
- a CDS encoding M16 family metallopeptidase, translated as MAVPSLKRLVLAGAIALAAALPATPGFAAAKIQNLVTPGGIQAWFVQDATVPLISMEYSFGGGASQDPADKPGVGHMVANLLDEGSGDMDSATFHERLDRRAIELSFAVTRDTFRGSLRMLTENRDEAFGLLRSSLTAPRFEAKDVERIRAQLISTLRRQSLDPNTMATRKFLEVAFGDHPYGRPSTGTLESLPKVTIDDMKAYTGRVLAKDTLKIAVVGDVDAATLAKLLDDTFGNLPAKAQLTPVADIVATKPPQRSFVPLDVPQTVVMFGGPGLKRHDPDFMAGYVVNHILGGGSLSSRLYREVREKRGLAYSIYVSMLWMQHSALFTGATGTRADRATQSIEAIDTEIKRIADEGPTQQELDEAKSYLNGSQMLSLDTSAKLAQALLQYQNDGLPIDYIDKRSDVINAVTLDDARRAAKRLWSGGLLTVVVGRTPQAAAGPAAVKPAGTPPPPRAN; from the coding sequence ATGGCCGTCCCCTCGCTCAAACGCCTGGTGCTCGCAGGCGCCATTGCCCTCGCTGCCGCGCTGCCGGCGACGCCCGGCTTCGCCGCGGCGAAGATCCAGAATCTGGTGACGCCCGGCGGCATCCAGGCCTGGTTCGTGCAGGACGCCACCGTGCCGCTGATTTCGATGGAGTATTCCTTCGGCGGCGGCGCCAGTCAGGACCCGGCCGACAAGCCCGGCGTCGGCCATATGGTCGCCAATCTGCTCGACGAAGGCTCGGGCGACATGGATTCGGCGACGTTCCACGAACGGCTCGACCGCCGCGCCATCGAACTGTCCTTTGCCGTCACCCGCGACACTTTCCGCGGTTCGCTGCGGATGCTGACGGAAAACCGCGACGAAGCCTTCGGCTTGCTGCGCAGCTCGCTCACCGCGCCGCGGTTCGAGGCCAAGGACGTCGAGCGGATCCGCGCGCAACTGATCTCGACGCTGCGCCGCCAGTCGCTCGACCCGAACACCATGGCGACCCGCAAGTTTCTCGAAGTCGCGTTCGGCGATCATCCCTATGGCCGGCCCTCGACCGGCACGCTGGAGAGCCTGCCGAAAGTCACCATCGACGACATGAAGGCCTACACCGGCCGCGTGCTGGCGAAGGACACGCTGAAGATCGCCGTGGTCGGCGACGTCGATGCCGCGACGCTGGCGAAACTGCTCGACGACACCTTCGGCAACCTGCCGGCCAAGGCGCAGCTCACGCCGGTGGCCGACATCGTCGCCACCAAGCCGCCACAGCGCAGCTTCGTGCCGCTCGACGTGCCGCAGACCGTGGTGATGTTCGGCGGCCCCGGCCTCAAGCGACACGACCCGGATTTCATGGCCGGCTATGTGGTCAACCACATTCTCGGCGGTGGCTCGCTGTCGTCCCGGCTGTATCGCGAGGTCCGCGAGAAGCGCGGTCTGGCTTATTCGATCTACGTCTCGATGCTGTGGATGCAGCATTCGGCGCTGTTCACCGGCGCCACCGGCACCCGCGCCGACCGCGCGACGCAGTCCATCGAGGCGATCGACACCGAGATCAAGCGCATCGCCGACGAGGGCCCGACCCAGCAGGAGCTCGACGAGGCGAAATCGTATCTCAATGGCTCGCAGATGCTGTCGCTCGACACCTCGGCGAAGCTCGCCCAGGCGCTGCTGCAATATCAGAACGACGGGCTGCCGATCGACTACATCGACAAGCGCAGCGACGTGATCAACGCGGTGACGCTCGACGACGCCAGGCGTGCCGCGAAGCGGCTGTGGTCGGGCGGCCTGCTGACCGTCGTCGTCGGCCGCACCCCGCAGGCCGCCGCCGGTCCCGCCGCAGTCAAACCCGCCGGCACCCCGCCGCCGCCGCGGGCGAACTGA
- the arfB gene encoding alternative ribosome rescue aminoacyl-tRNA hydrolase ArfB: MLRISRNLAIDDDDIEISFVRASGPGGQNVNKLSTAAQLRFDTTKIALPEDAALRLINLAGQRMTKEGVIVIHAQRFRTQERNKADAIDRLLELLRAAMVRPIPRRATRPTLGSKKRRLEGKKHRGDIKAGRSGKSFDD; this comes from the coding sequence ATGCTGCGGATCAGCCGCAATCTTGCGATCGACGACGACGACATCGAGATCAGCTTCGTGCGCGCGTCCGGCCCCGGCGGCCAGAACGTCAACAAGCTGTCGACCGCCGCCCAGCTCCGCTTCGACACGACCAAAATCGCGCTGCCGGAGGACGCCGCGCTGCGGCTGATCAATCTGGCCGGCCAGCGCATGACCAAGGAGGGCGTCATCGTCATCCACGCCCAGCGCTTCCGCACCCAGGAGCGCAACAAGGCGGATGCGATCGACCGGCTGCTCGAATTGCTCCGCGCCGCGATGGTGCGGCCGATCCCGCGCCGCGCGACCCGCCCGACGCTCGGCTCCAAGAAGCGCCGCCTCGAAGGCAAGAAGCACCGCGGCGACATCAAAGCCGGCCGCAGCGGCAAGAGCTTCGACGATTGA
- the mutL gene encoding DNA mismatch repair endonuclease MutL — protein sequence MPVRQLPETIVNRIAAGEVVERPASVVKELVENAIDAGASRIDIFSDGGGRRKIVIADDGSGMTRADLALAVDRHATSKLDDEDLLQIRTLGFRGEALPSIGAVARLTITTRHAGEPHAWTLGVEGGDKSPIAPAALSQGTRVEVADLFFATPARLKFLKTDRTEAEAIRDVVRRLAMARPDIAFTLAGEERAPVTWAAALPGAPGQLIRLGDILGADFRANAIEVRSEREGVAVEGFAASPALTRANALGQYLFVNGRPVRDKLILGAVRAAYSDYLPRDRHPVVALFVTLESREVDANVHPAKTEVRFRNAGLVRALIVHALKEGLAREGRRTAANSAGSVISTFRPASMPAANWDWRASPSYPVGGSAIDAPSFAERPQAAFDVGGPSADIRTHEVAPDLLDRPLGAARTQIHETYIVSQTRDGLIVVDQHAAHERIVYERLKASLAANGVQRQILLIPDIVEMDEATVERLVARADELAQFGLVVESFGPGAVAVRETPSLLGKTDAASLLRDLAEHMAEWDEALPLERRLMHVAATMACHGSVRAGRVLKPEEMNALLREMEATPNSGQCNHGRPTYVELTLTDIEKLFGRR from the coding sequence ATGCCCGTCCGCCAGCTTCCCGAAACCATCGTCAACCGCATCGCCGCCGGCGAGGTGGTGGAGCGGCCGGCGAGCGTGGTGAAGGAGCTGGTCGAAAACGCGATCGATGCCGGCGCCAGCCGCATCGACATCTTCTCGGATGGCGGCGGCCGGCGAAAGATCGTGATCGCCGACGACGGCAGCGGGATGACGCGGGCCGATCTCGCGCTCGCGGTCGATCGCCACGCCACCTCCAAGCTCGACGACGAGGACCTCTTACAGATCCGCACGCTCGGCTTTCGCGGCGAGGCGCTGCCCTCGATCGGCGCGGTGGCGCGGCTGACGATCACCACGCGCCATGCCGGCGAGCCGCATGCCTGGACGCTCGGCGTCGAGGGCGGTGACAAATCGCCGATTGCTCCCGCGGCGCTGTCGCAAGGCACCCGGGTCGAGGTCGCTGATCTGTTCTTCGCCACCCCGGCGCGGCTGAAGTTTCTCAAGACCGATCGCACCGAGGCCGAGGCGATCCGCGACGTGGTGCGGCGGCTGGCGATGGCGCGGCCGGACATCGCCTTCACGCTGGCCGGCGAAGAGCGCGCACCGGTGACCTGGGCGGCGGCGCTGCCCGGCGCGCCGGGGCAATTGATCCGGCTCGGCGACATTCTCGGCGCGGACTTTCGCGCCAATGCCATCGAGGTCCGCTCGGAACGCGAAGGCGTCGCGGTCGAGGGCTTCGCCGCGTCGCCGGCGCTGACCCGCGCCAATGCGCTCGGGCAATATCTGTTCGTCAACGGCCGGCCGGTGCGCGACAAGCTGATCCTCGGCGCTGTGCGCGCGGCCTATTCGGATTACTTGCCGCGCGATCGCCATCCGGTGGTGGCGCTGTTCGTCACGCTGGAGTCGCGCGAGGTCGACGCCAATGTGCATCCGGCCAAGACCGAGGTGCGCTTCCGCAATGCCGGCCTGGTGCGTGCGCTGATCGTCCACGCGCTGAAAGAAGGGCTGGCGCGCGAGGGCCGCCGCACCGCCGCCAACAGCGCCGGCAGCGTGATCTCGACCTTCCGTCCCGCCTCGATGCCGGCTGCGAATTGGGACTGGCGTGCCTCGCCGTCTTATCCGGTCGGCGGCTCCGCGATCGATGCGCCGTCTTTTGCCGAGCGCCCGCAGGCCGCGTTCGATGTCGGCGGGCCGAGCGCCGACATCCGCACGCACGAGGTCGCGCCGGATCTGCTCGACCGCCCGCTCGGCGCGGCGCGGACGCAGATCCACGAGACCTACATCGTGTCGCAGACCCGCGACGGGCTGATCGTTGTGGACCAGCACGCCGCCCACGAGCGCATCGTCTACGAGCGCTTGAAGGCGTCGCTCGCCGCCAACGGCGTGCAGCGCCAGATCCTGCTGATCCCGGATATCGTTGAGATGGACGAGGCGACCGTCGAACGCCTGGTGGCGCGCGCCGACGAGCTGGCGCAATTCGGCCTCGTCGTCGAGAGCTTTGGCCCCGGCGCGGTCGCGGTGCGCGAGACGCCGTCGCTGCTCGGCAAGACCGATGCGGCGTCGCTGCTGCGCGATCTCGCCGAGCATATGGCCGAATGGGACGAGGCGCTGCCGCTGGAGCGCCGCCTGATGCACGTCGCCGCGACGATGGCCTGCCACGGCTCGGTGCGGGCCGGGCGCGTGCTCAAGCCCGAAGAGATGAACGCGCTGCTGCGCGAAATGGAAGCGACGCCGAATTCCGGCCAATGCAATCACGGCCGCCCGACCTATGTCGAACTGACGTTGACCGATATCGAGAAGCTGTTCGGGCGAAGGTAG
- a CDS encoding branched-chain amino acid aminotransferase: MGLSFDNKVDGSVWLNFDIQPSAHPVSETERTAKLADPGFGRVFTDHMAIVRYDQAKGWYGARVESRANFPLDPATAVLHYAQEIFEGLKAYKRADGGVNLFRPDANARRFRDSADRMAMAQLPEPVFIEAIEQLVRIDRAWIPGGDGSLYLRPFMIASEVFLGVKPSAEYIFAVIASPVGSYFKGGPAPVSIWVSENYTRAAIGGTGSVKCGGNYAASLRAQAEAIAHGCDQVVFLDAIERRYIEELGGMNVFFVFDDGSLSTPPLGTILPGITRDSIIALARQAGRTVREEAYTIEQWRADAASGKLKEAFACGTAAVISPIGTVRSASGDFTINGGVAGEVAMGLRKQLVDIQYGRAEDKHGWIRDVA; the protein is encoded by the coding sequence ATGGGACTCTCGTTCGACAACAAGGTCGACGGCTCGGTCTGGCTGAATTTCGACATTCAGCCGTCGGCGCATCCAGTGTCGGAGACCGAGCGGACCGCGAAGCTCGCGGACCCGGGCTTCGGCCGCGTCTTCACCGACCACATGGCGATCGTCCGCTACGATCAGGCCAAGGGCTGGTACGGCGCGCGCGTCGAGTCCCGCGCCAATTTCCCGCTCGATCCGGCGACCGCCGTGCTGCACTACGCGCAGGAGATCTTCGAGGGGCTGAAGGCCTACAAGCGTGCCGATGGCGGCGTGAACCTGTTCCGCCCCGACGCCAATGCGCGGCGCTTCCGCGATTCCGCCGACCGCATGGCGATGGCGCAGCTTCCCGAGCCGGTGTTCATCGAGGCGATCGAACAGCTGGTCCGGATCGACCGCGCGTGGATCCCGGGCGGCGACGGCAGCCTGTATCTGCGGCCGTTCATGATCGCCAGCGAGGTGTTCCTCGGCGTCAAGCCGTCGGCCGAATACATCTTCGCGGTGATCGCCTCGCCGGTCGGCTCCTACTTCAAGGGCGGCCCCGCGCCGGTGTCGATCTGGGTGTCGGAGAACTACACCCGCGCCGCGATCGGCGGCACCGGCAGCGTCAAATGCGGCGGCAACTACGCGGCGTCGCTGCGCGCCCAGGCCGAGGCGATCGCGCATGGCTGCGATCAGGTGGTGTTCCTCGACGCGATCGAGCGCCGCTATATCGAGGAACTCGGCGGCATGAACGTGTTCTTCGTGTTCGACGACGGCTCGCTGTCGACGCCGCCGCTCGGCACCATCCTGCCCGGCATCACCCGCGATTCGATCATCGCGCTGGCGCGGCAGGCCGGCCGCACCGTGCGCGAGGAAGCCTACACGATCGAGCAATGGCGCGCCGATGCGGCCAGCGGCAAGCTGAAAGAGGCGTTCGCCTGCGGCACCGCGGCGGTGATCTCGCCGATCGGCACCGTGCGCTCGGCGAGCGGCGACTTCACCATCAACGGCGGCGTCGCCGGCGAGGTGGCGATGGGCCTGCGCAAGCAGCTCGTCGACATCCAATACGGCCGCGCCGAGGACAAGCACGGCTGGATCAGGGACGTGGCGTAA
- a CDS encoding M16 family metallopeptidase codes for MTVSASRPRAALAILATALMLAGPAAAQTAPANPPATFTLANGLDVVVIPDRRTPVVTQMIWYKVGSADETPGKSGLAHFLEHLMFKGTAKHPAGEFSQTVLKVGGNENAFTSLDYTGYYQRVPRDQLDKMMAFEADRMTGLVLKDENVLPERDVVLEEYNMRVANNPDARLTEQIMAALYLNHPYGRPVIGWLQEIQKLDREDALAFYRRFYAPNNATLVIAGDVDAEAIRPAIERTYGAVPAQPAIAPQRVRPQEPAPAGPRTVTLADPRVEQPSVRRYYLVPSAHTAAKGDSPALEVLAQLLGGGSNSYLYRALVIDRPLAINVGANYQGTALDDTHFIVAATPKPGVEFSEIEKAIDNVIADIVRNPVRSEDLERVKTQLIAQSIYAQDNQTTLARWYGAALTAGLTVQDIQSWPQRIRAVTSDQVRAVAQQFLDRNRSVTGYLVKGTLPKPEEKRS; via the coding sequence CCGTATCCGCCTCTCGTCCACGCGCCGCGCTCGCCATCCTCGCGACGGCGCTGATGCTCGCAGGCCCGGCCGCCGCCCAAACCGCCCCCGCCAATCCACCCGCGACCTTCACGCTCGCCAACGGCCTCGACGTTGTGGTGATTCCGGATCGTCGCACCCCGGTGGTGACGCAGATGATCTGGTACAAGGTCGGCTCCGCCGACGAGACGCCGGGCAAATCCGGACTCGCGCATTTTCTCGAACATCTGATGTTCAAGGGCACAGCCAAGCATCCGGCCGGCGAGTTCTCGCAGACCGTGCTGAAGGTCGGCGGCAACGAGAACGCGTTCACCTCGCTCGACTACACCGGCTACTATCAGCGCGTGCCGCGCGATCAACTCGACAAGATGATGGCGTTCGAGGCCGACCGCATGACCGGCCTGGTGCTGAAGGACGAGAACGTGCTGCCGGAGCGCGACGTCGTGCTCGAGGAATACAACATGCGCGTCGCCAATAATCCCGACGCGCGGCTGACCGAACAGATCATGGCGGCGCTGTATCTCAATCACCCCTATGGCCGCCCTGTGATCGGCTGGCTGCAGGAGATCCAGAAGCTCGACCGCGAGGACGCGCTGGCGTTCTATCGCCGCTTCTACGCGCCCAACAACGCCACGCTGGTGATCGCCGGCGACGTCGATGCCGAGGCGATCCGGCCGGCGATCGAGCGCACCTACGGCGCGGTGCCGGCGCAGCCGGCGATTGCGCCGCAGCGGGTGCGGCCGCAGGAGCCGGCGCCGGCCGGGCCGCGCACCGTGACGCTGGCCGATCCGCGGGTCGAGCAGCCGAGCGTGCGGCGCTATTATCTGGTGCCGTCGGCCCACACCGCGGCGAAGGGCGACAGCCCCGCGCTCGAAGTGCTGGCGCAATTGCTCGGCGGCGGCAGCAACTCCTATCTCTATCGCGCGCTGGTGATCGACCGGCCGCTCGCGATCAATGTCGGCGCCAACTATCAGGGCACCGCGCTCGACGACACCCACTTCATCGTCGCGGCGACACCGAAGCCGGGCGTCGAATTCTCCGAGATCGAGAAGGCGATCGACAATGTGATCGCCGACATCGTGCGCAATCCTGTTCGGTCCGAGGATCTCGAGCGGGTGAAGACGCAGCTGATCGCCCAGTCGATCTACGCGCAGGACAACCAGACCACGCTGGCGCGCTGGTACGGCGCGGCGCTGACCGCCGGTCTCACCGTGCAGGACATCCAGAGCTGGCCGCAGCGGATCCGCGCCGTCACCTCGGATCAGGTCCGCGCCGTGGCGCAGCAATTCCTCGACCGCAACCGCTCGGTGACCGGCTATCTGGTCAAGGGCACGCTGCCAAAGCCCGAGGAGAAACGCTCGTGA